A single Dasypus novemcinctus isolate mDasNov1 chromosome 4, mDasNov1.1.hap2, whole genome shotgun sequence DNA region contains:
- the LOC139438851 gene encoding keratin-associated protein 20-1-like, translated as MVYYGNYCGGLGYGYGGLGCGYGYGYGDLGCGYGCGYHGYGGYGHGCYHPSFYGSYGYGCYRPSCYGGYWPYGFY; from the coding sequence ATGGTCTATTACGGCAACTACTGCGGAGGACTGGGCTATGGCTATGGTGGCCTAGGCTGTGGCTATGGTTATGGGTATGGTGACTTGGGCTGTGGCTATGGCTGTGGCTATCATGGCTACGGTGGTTATGGACATGGCTGCTACCACCCATCTTTCTATGGAAGCTATGGATATGGCTGCTACCGCCCATCTTGCTATGGAGGATACTGGCCTTATGGATTCTATTGA